From Coffea arabica cultivar ET-39 chromosome 2e, Coffea Arabica ET-39 HiFi, whole genome shotgun sequence, the proteins below share one genomic window:
- the LOC113730229 gene encoding protein NETWORKED 4A-like isoform X2 codes for MDKVESKSSDLVWCNGEIRPFHPNCLAKNVEGVDQKIKQMAEIIEQVGDLPADKPENKYQNRLQLIALLEEISQGHQLLAQQYDHLLENRVASLAHQDSSMLTPDHRLGKQKTEQQPVAFTYPLGSGSSSSNASGKEGSQFSSLSSDSDSESSNASPKTCFSLNLRNSGQMQKGEYVVKESGNSEYGLINARDTDEYNMLLSTISRYEEELRASNGKLLSSEDEIMRLNSELENALVTTDKWKAQLETTKNEVKMMEVDLDVEKRKASELEMQVAMLESKVFDSSSQIETLMEELQLTGKKLGISEAELSELKRAQYDRDNEIRKLTASLQDALRNAEMEKAWFQSHNSSLLENLTLLEARLAEREMQIKTLENEIRKCEGLYEAQGIRWQGDIEGFKTQLNEKLELVEFLNKSQDGLKLKYDMLMAEKDGLNAKVQALTAELCSQENNIRQLEGHLHKLQSQNGELIAASETALKFRDELGLKVENLEKEVARQAAMISDRAEEKREAIRQLCFSLEHYRSGYRELRQAYVGQRRHAVIASLSR; via the exons ATGGACAAAGTTGAATCAAAGAGCTCAGATTTGGTCTGGTGCAATGGCGAAATCCGTCCCTTCCATCCTAATTGCCTGGCGAAAAACGTAGAAG GGGTCGATCAGAAAATCAAACAAATGGCTGAGATAATTGAACAGGTTGGAGATCTTCCTGCTGATAAACCCGAGAATAAATATCAAAACCGCCTTCAGTTGATTGCTCTTCTGGAGGAAATTAGCCAGGGGCATCAACTGCTGGCTCAACAGTATGATCACTTGCTTGAAAACCGTGTTGCTTCTCTAGCTCATCAAGACTCATCCATGCTGACTCCCGATCACAGGCTGGGAAAGCAGAAAACTGAACAGCAACCTGTTGCTTTTACTTACCCCCTCGGCTCTGGCAGCAGCAGCTCTAATGCTTCAGGAAAGGAAGGTTCTCAATTTTCCTCGCTATCATCAGATTCTGATTCTGAATCTTCTAATGCGTCTCCTAAGACATGCTTCAGCTTGAATTTGAGAAATTCTGGACAAATGCAGAAAGGAGAATATGTGGTGAAGGAGTCTGGGAATTCAGAGTATGGTTTGATAAACGCGAGGGACACTGATGAGTATAATATGCTGCTTTCGACAATCTCCAGATACGAAGAAGAATTGAGAGCTTCAAATGGAAAACTTCTCTCTTCAGAAGATGAAATTATGAGGTTGAATAGTGAGCTTGAGAATGCCTTGGTGACCACGGATAAGTGGAAAGCCCAACTTGAGACAACTAAGAACGAGGTGAAAATGATGGAGGTTGATCTTGATGTAGAGAAAAGGAAGGCGTCAGAGCTTGAAATGCAAGTTGCTATGTTGGAAAGCAAGGTGTTTGACTCTAGTTCCCAGATTGAGACACTAATGGAAGAGTTGCAATTAACGGGAAAAAAGTTAGGAATTTCAGAGGCAGAGCTTTCTGAGTTGAAGCGTGCCCAATACGATAGAGATAATGAGATAAGGAAATTGACAGCTTCACTGCAGGATGCCTTGAGAAATGCCGAAATGGAGAAAGCATGGTTTCAGTCTCATAATTCTAGTTTATTGGAAAATCTGACACTTCTAGAGGCAAGACTTGCAGAACGTGAGATGCAAATCAAAACATTGGAAAATGAGATCAGGAAATGCGAAGGTTTGTATGAAGCACAGGGGATCAGATGGCAAGGTGACATTGAGGGATTCAAAACGCAGCTGAATGAGAAACTCGAATTAGTGGAATTTTTAAACAAATCCCAAGATGGGCTGAAACTGAAGTACGACATGCTGATGGCTGAGAAAGACGGGCTTAATGCTAAGGTACAAGCACTTACTGCGGAGCTATGTTCTCAAGAGAATAATATTAGACAACTGGAGGGTCATCTGCACAAATTGCAATCACAAAATGGGGAGCTAATTGCGGCTTCTGAAACTGCACTCAAATTTAGGGATGAACTTGGATTGAAAGTGGAGAATTTAGAGAAAGAAGTGGCAAGGCAGGCAGCCATGATCTCAGACAGAGCTGAGGAGAAAAGAGAGGCCATACGGCAGCTATGTTTCTCACTGGAGCATTACAGAAGTGGGTATCGGGAGCTCCGCCAGGCATATGTTGGGCAAAGGAGGCACGCAGTAATTGCTTCTTTATCTCGGTGA
- the LOC113730229 gene encoding protein NETWORKED 4A-like isoform X1: protein MDKVESKSSDLVWCNGEIRPFHPNCLAKNVEGKIVVLLLCCHKRSYRIDLLFECIIEKEYHAGVDQKIKQMAEIIEQVGDLPADKPENKYQNRLQLIALLEEISQGHQLLAQQYDHLLENRVASLAHQDSSMLTPDHRLGKQKTEQQPVAFTYPLGSGSSSSNASGKEGSQFSSLSSDSDSESSNASPKTCFSLNLRNSGQMQKGEYVVKESGNSEYGLINARDTDEYNMLLSTISRYEEELRASNGKLLSSEDEIMRLNSELENALVTTDKWKAQLETTKNEVKMMEVDLDVEKRKASELEMQVAMLESKVFDSSSQIETLMEELQLTGKKLGISEAELSELKRAQYDRDNEIRKLTASLQDALRNAEMEKAWFQSHNSSLLENLTLLEARLAEREMQIKTLENEIRKCEGLYEAQGIRWQGDIEGFKTQLNEKLELVEFLNKSQDGLKLKYDMLMAEKDGLNAKVQALTAELCSQENNIRQLEGHLHKLQSQNGELIAASETALKFRDELGLKVENLEKEVARQAAMISDRAEEKREAIRQLCFSLEHYRSGYRELRQAYVGQRRHAVIASLSR from the exons ATGGACAAAGTTGAATCAAAGAGCTCAGATTTGGTCTGGTGCAATGGCGAAATCCGTCCCTTCCATCCTAATTGCCTGGCGAAAAACGTAGAAG GTAAGATAGTAGTATTGCTACTCTGTTGCCACAAACGATCGTATAGAATTGACTTGTTATTCGAGTGTATCATTGAAAAGGAATATCATGCAGGGGTCGATCAGAAAATCAAACAAATGGCTGAGATAATTGAACAGGTTGGAGATCTTCCTGCTGATAAACCCGAGAATAAATATCAAAACCGCCTTCAGTTGATTGCTCTTCTGGAGGAAATTAGCCAGGGGCATCAACTGCTGGCTCAACAGTATGATCACTTGCTTGAAAACCGTGTTGCTTCTCTAGCTCATCAAGACTCATCCATGCTGACTCCCGATCACAGGCTGGGAAAGCAGAAAACTGAACAGCAACCTGTTGCTTTTACTTACCCCCTCGGCTCTGGCAGCAGCAGCTCTAATGCTTCAGGAAAGGAAGGTTCTCAATTTTCCTCGCTATCATCAGATTCTGATTCTGAATCTTCTAATGCGTCTCCTAAGACATGCTTCAGCTTGAATTTGAGAAATTCTGGACAAATGCAGAAAGGAGAATATGTGGTGAAGGAGTCTGGGAATTCAGAGTATGGTTTGATAAACGCGAGGGACACTGATGAGTATAATATGCTGCTTTCGACAATCTCCAGATACGAAGAAGAATTGAGAGCTTCAAATGGAAAACTTCTCTCTTCAGAAGATGAAATTATGAGGTTGAATAGTGAGCTTGAGAATGCCTTGGTGACCACGGATAAGTGGAAAGCCCAACTTGAGACAACTAAGAACGAGGTGAAAATGATGGAGGTTGATCTTGATGTAGAGAAAAGGAAGGCGTCAGAGCTTGAAATGCAAGTTGCTATGTTGGAAAGCAAGGTGTTTGACTCTAGTTCCCAGATTGAGACACTAATGGAAGAGTTGCAATTAACGGGAAAAAAGTTAGGAATTTCAGAGGCAGAGCTTTCTGAGTTGAAGCGTGCCCAATACGATAGAGATAATGAGATAAGGAAATTGACAGCTTCACTGCAGGATGCCTTGAGAAATGCCGAAATGGAGAAAGCATGGTTTCAGTCTCATAATTCTAGTTTATTGGAAAATCTGACACTTCTAGAGGCAAGACTTGCAGAACGTGAGATGCAAATCAAAACATTGGAAAATGAGATCAGGAAATGCGAAGGTTTGTATGAAGCACAGGGGATCAGATGGCAAGGTGACATTGAGGGATTCAAAACGCAGCTGAATGAGAAACTCGAATTAGTGGAATTTTTAAACAAATCCCAAGATGGGCTGAAACTGAAGTACGACATGCTGATGGCTGAGAAAGACGGGCTTAATGCTAAGGTACAAGCACTTACTGCGGAGCTATGTTCTCAAGAGAATAATATTAGACAACTGGAGGGTCATCTGCACAAATTGCAATCACAAAATGGGGAGCTAATTGCGGCTTCTGAAACTGCACTCAAATTTAGGGATGAACTTGGATTGAAAGTGGAGAATTTAGAGAAAGAAGTGGCAAGGCAGGCAGCCATGATCTCAGACAGAGCTGAGGAGAAAAGAGAGGCCATACGGCAGCTATGTTTCTCACTGGAGCATTACAGAAGTGGGTATCGGGAGCTCCGCCAGGCATATGTTGGGCAAAGGAGGCACGCAGTAATTGCTTCTTTATCTCGGTGA
- the LOC113730230 gene encoding uncharacterized protein isoform X1 — MQNRKHIMQTTIQTSTKISSVIPMGSSLVTIFSHGLPNSLCLTSRENGDLSPSTGEQIEQDQCDYDQDTHNADQDMHRYENQFGDSKRNRSRGRSSSDGFYSSLEFPCHETDDSSPEHQAIMAFGLSNRTTDNCARMEQMAREDCNQEQDKDTNFLSKVSLLTEGKLDENDCSPKGNALEERDQSKCVMQHVDKECNFEGHSKEFPKNDSASLEISSSAVTVPEKLSALIEANSEVQDNLGGHVLGSFDTEDLLDGKETDASDTDENPLDQTIPLYNVDSPGDQHLGASQRMKSRGFVHASSEDVLDNLPLVNLSSELGRKNINLSKSPTKSYYGDDGSASSYDGFESRFPGRFSKPPKRKLKQNMNNSSRLQREFGPSANDVLSSNLGMQDQAILGPGSEVQNLARKSSILPEKNHSTMKYKIHQDGLHDPRSYSHSSGSRIREDNDQHVSKLPSIPRYPLNGHRKGNLSHHPFSVFQHQSDFCAADAPSYTEPDKLELLRMVHELKDELNRMHISNSRFPSSVIREDKYNPLFYNRRLAPLEGVSADLQYSRYPGRFSQWKGLPQFHRVPRAAFSGDAADYRRQIERAYLHHHPHDWQCSVQLPSHSLCCNKVHCMSHSSTCYNGQCSTSSSPQHYNSSEFSVWDRQTKSDEQWHRDNEIQKFHLRERYHLAKRHVRPVAGGTPIVACYHCSALLHLPADFLLSGRRCHKLRCNTCRKIMKFSLQSSTHLVPRIADAVAPPPSVVDDDSCGSIRQRNWASTSQSNDTPYAEPLSCTDDYGISFDRSFSTEGEPSLITPPVHPVERSCRNRDISSGNSVVPLDDRKMKSTVGECQKLHTNSVENLEPVGPSFKRSKQRKSSSGIRQLPPLGGSPLHRLMGYSSPSAVMKI, encoded by the coding sequence ATGCAGAACAGGAAACACATAATGCAGACCACGATACAAACAAGTACGAAAATCAGTTCAGTGATTCCAATGGGAAGCAGCCTGGTGACAATTTTTTCTCATGGGTTGCCTAATTCACTATGCCTTACTTCTCGAGAAAATGGAGATTTGTCACCAAGCACTGGGGAACAGATTGAACAAGATCAATGTGATTATGACCAGGATACACATAATGCAGACCAGGATATGCACAGATATGAAAATCAGTTTGGTGATTCCAAAAGGAACAGGAGTAGAGGTAGAAGCTCTTCTGATGGCTTTTATAGTTCATTGGAGTTCCCATGCCATGAGACGGACGATTCATCGCCAGAACATCAAGCAATCATGGCATTCGGACTTAGCAATAGGACGACAGATAATTGTGCAAGAATGGAACAAATGGCACGTGAAGATTGCAACCAGGAGCAGGACAAGGATACCAACTTCCTCAGTAAAGTTTCTTTACTGACAGAAGGTAAGCTTGATGAGAATGATTGTTCTCCAAAAGGTAATGCATTGGAAGAAAGGGATCAAAGTAAATGTGTCATGCAACATGTTGACAAAGAATGCAACTTTGAAGGTCACAGTAAGGAGTTTCCAAAAAATGACAGTGCCTCCCTGGAAATTTCTTCATCTGCTGTGACTGTCCCTGAAAAACTATCAGCATTAATAGAAGCAAACTCAGAAGTGCAAGACAACTTAGGTGGTCATGTCCTTGGTAGCTTTGATACAGAAGATTTGTTGGATGGCAAGGAAACTGATGCAAGTGACACTGATGAAAATCCCCTGGATCAGACTATTCCATTGTACAATGTTGACTCTCCTGGTGATCAACACCTTGGAGCCTCTCAGAGAATGAAATCCCGAGGTTTTGTACATGCAAGCTCTGAGGACGTTTTGGATAATCTGCCACTAGTCAATTTGAGCTCTGAGCTTGGTCGGAAGAATATAAATTTGTCCAAGTCTCCAACCAAAAGCTACTATGGTGATGATGGTAGTGCATCTTCCTATGATGGGTTTGAGTCCCGGTTTCCTGGCCGGTTCTCAAAACCCCCCAAAAGAAAGTTAAAGCAAAACATGAACAACTCCAGTAGGTTGCAAAGGGAATTTGGACCTTCAGCAAATGATGTTCTGAGCAGCAACCTTGGGATGCAAGACCAAGCAATTCTTGGACCTGGGTCAGAGGTACAGAACCTGGCAAGGAAGTCCTCAATTTTGCCAGAGAAGAATCATTCTACCATGAAATACAAAATTCACCAGGATGGTTTGCATGACCCCAGAAGTTACAGCCATTCTAGTGGAAGTAGAATAAGAGAGGACAATGATCAGCATGTTTCTAAGCTTCCATCTATTCCAAGGTACCCTTTGAATGGCCATAGAAAAGGGAATTTATCGCATCATCCATTCAGTGTTTTCCAGCATCAATCAGATTTTTGTGCAGCCGATGCACCATCTTACACTGAACCAGACAAACTGGAGCTGTTAAGAATGGTACATGAACTGAAAGATGAGCTCAACAGAATGCATATATCAAACAGTAGGTTTCCTTCTTCAGTTATCAGGGAGGACAAGTATAATCCATTGTTTTACAATCGTCGCTTGGCACCTTTGGAGGGAGTATCTGCTGATTTACAGTATTCCAGATATCCTGGAAGGTTTAGTCAATGGAAAGGCTTGCCCCAGTTTCATAGAGTCCCAAGAGCGGCTTTTTCAGGAGATGCTGCAGATTACAGGCGCCAAATTGAACGTGCATATTTGCACCATCATCCTCATGACTGGCAATGCTCTGTACAGTTACCTTCACATTCATTATGCTGTAATAAAGTCCACTGTATGTCCCACAGCAGTACATGTTACAATGGCCAGTGTTCCACATCCTCAAGTCCTCAGCATTATAATAGCTCTGAGTTCTCTGTTTGGGATCGACAAACCAAGTCTGATGAGCAGTGGCATAGAGATAATGAGATTCAAAAATTCCATTTGCGAGAGAGATATCACTTGGCAAAGCGACATGTTAGGCCTGTAGCTGGTGGAACCCCTATTGTTGCATGTTATCATTGCTCTGCATTGCTTCATCTGCCTGCAGATTTTCTCCTCTCAGGAAGGCGGTGCCATAAGTTAAGATGCAATACTTGCAGAAAGATTAtgaagttttcacttcagagcAGCACACATCTAGTACCACGCATTGCTGATGCTGTAGCCCCTCCTCCCAGTGTGGTCGATGATGACTCCTGTGGATCCATTCGTCAAAGGAACTGGGCATCCACCTCTCAATCCAATGACACTCCATATGCTGAACCTCTTTCATGTACTGATGATTACGGAATATCCTTTGACAGAAGTTTCTCCACTGAAGGTGAGCCCTCACTAATCACACCCCCAGTTCATCCTGTTGAAAGAAGTTGTCGAAATAGAGACATATCATCTGGTAATTCTGTCGTGCCCTTGGATGATAGAAAGATGAAGTCCACAGTGGGCGAGTGTCAGAAGCTGCACACCAACTCGGTAGAGAACCTTGAACCAGTGGGACCTTCGTTCAAGAGATCCAAGCAGCGAAAGTCATCCTCAGGAATCAGGCAACTTCCACCGTTAGGAGGATCTCCACTGCATCGGCTTATGGGTTATTCGTCGCCAAGTGCTGTTATGAAAATCTAA
- the LOC113730230 gene encoding uncharacterized protein isoform X2, translated as MQNRKHIMQTTIQTSTKISSVIPMGSSLVTIFSHGLPNSLCLTSRENGDLSPSTGEQIEQDQCDYDQDTHNADQDMHRYENQFGDSKRNRSRGRSSSDGFYSSLEFPCHETDDSSPEHQAIMAFGLSNRTTDNCARMEQMAREDCNQEQDKDTNFLSKVSLLTEGKLDENDCSPKGNALEERDQSKCVMQHVDKECNFEGHSKEFPKNDSASLEISSSAVTVPEKLSALIEANSEVQDNLGGHVLGSFDTEDLLDGKETDASDTDENPLDQTIPLYNVDSPGDQHLGASQRMKSRGFVHASSEDVLDNLPLVNLSSELGRKNINLSKSPTKSYYGDDGSASSYDGFESRFPGRFSKPPKRKLKQNMNNSSRLQREFGPSANDVLSSNLGMQDQAILGPGSEVQNLARKSSILPEKNHSTMKYKIHQDGLHDPRSYSHSSGSRIREDNDQHVSKLPSIPRYPLNGHRKGNLSHHPFSVFQHQSDFCAADAPSYTEPDKLELLRMVHELKDELNRMHISNSRFPSSVIREDKYNPLFYNRRLAPLEGVSADLQYSRYPGRFSQWKGLPQFHRVPRAAFSGDAADYRRQIERAYLHHHPHDWQCSVQLPSHSLCCNKVHCMSHSSTCYNGQCSTSSSPQHYNSSEFSVWDRQTKSDEQWHRDNEIQKFHLRERYHLAKRHVRPVAGGTPIVACYHCSALLHLPADFLLSGRRCHKLRCNTCRKIMKFSLQSSTHLVPRIADAVAPPPSVVDDDSCGSIRQRNWASTSQSNDTPYAEPLSCTDDYGISFDRSFSTEER; from the exons ATGCAGAACAGGAAACACATAATGCAGACCACGATACAAACAAGTACGAAAATCAGTTCAGTGATTCCAATGGGAAGCAGCCTGGTGACAATTTTTTCTCATGGGTTGCCTAATTCACTATGCCTTACTTCTCGAGAAAATGGAGATTTGTCACCAAGCACTGGGGAACAGATTGAACAAGATCAATGTGATTATGACCAGGATACACATAATGCAGACCAGGATATGCACAGATATGAAAATCAGTTTGGTGATTCCAAAAGGAACAGGAGTAGAGGTAGAAGCTCTTCTGATGGCTTTTATAGTTCATTGGAGTTCCCATGCCATGAGACGGACGATTCATCGCCAGAACATCAAGCAATCATGGCATTCGGACTTAGCAATAGGACGACAGATAATTGTGCAAGAATGGAACAAATGGCACGTGAAGATTGCAACCAGGAGCAGGACAAGGATACCAACTTCCTCAGTAAAGTTTCTTTACTGACAGAAGGTAAGCTTGATGAGAATGATTGTTCTCCAAAAGGTAATGCATTGGAAGAAAGGGATCAAAGTAAATGTGTCATGCAACATGTTGACAAAGAATGCAACTTTGAAGGTCACAGTAAGGAGTTTCCAAAAAATGACAGTGCCTCCCTGGAAATTTCTTCATCTGCTGTGACTGTCCCTGAAAAACTATCAGCATTAATAGAAGCAAACTCAGAAGTGCAAGACAACTTAGGTGGTCATGTCCTTGGTAGCTTTGATACAGAAGATTTGTTGGATGGCAAGGAAACTGATGCAAGTGACACTGATGAAAATCCCCTGGATCAGACTATTCCATTGTACAATGTTGACTCTCCTGGTGATCAACACCTTGGAGCCTCTCAGAGAATGAAATCCCGAGGTTTTGTACATGCAAGCTCTGAGGACGTTTTGGATAATCTGCCACTAGTCAATTTGAGCTCTGAGCTTGGTCGGAAGAATATAAATTTGTCCAAGTCTCCAACCAAAAGCTACTATGGTGATGATGGTAGTGCATCTTCCTATGATGGGTTTGAGTCCCGGTTTCCTGGCCGGTTCTCAAAACCCCCCAAAAGAAAGTTAAAGCAAAACATGAACAACTCCAGTAGGTTGCAAAGGGAATTTGGACCTTCAGCAAATGATGTTCTGAGCAGCAACCTTGGGATGCAAGACCAAGCAATTCTTGGACCTGGGTCAGAGGTACAGAACCTGGCAAGGAAGTCCTCAATTTTGCCAGAGAAGAATCATTCTACCATGAAATACAAAATTCACCAGGATGGTTTGCATGACCCCAGAAGTTACAGCCATTCTAGTGGAAGTAGAATAAGAGAGGACAATGATCAGCATGTTTCTAAGCTTCCATCTATTCCAAGGTACCCTTTGAATGGCCATAGAAAAGGGAATTTATCGCATCATCCATTCAGTGTTTTCCAGCATCAATCAGATTTTTGTGCAGCCGATGCACCATCTTACACTGAACCAGACAAACTGGAGCTGTTAAGAATGGTACATGAACTGAAAGATGAGCTCAACAGAATGCATATATCAAACAGTAGGTTTCCTTCTTCAGTTATCAGGGAGGACAAGTATAATCCATTGTTTTACAATCGTCGCTTGGCACCTTTGGAGGGAGTATCTGCTGATTTACAGTATTCCAGATATCCTGGAAGGTTTAGTCAATGGAAAGGCTTGCCCCAGTTTCATAGAGTCCCAAGAGCGGCTTTTTCAGGAGATGCTGCAGATTACAGGCGCCAAATTGAACGTGCATATTTGCACCATCATCCTCATGACTGGCAATGCTCTGTACAGTTACCTTCACATTCATTATGCTGTAATAAAGTCCACTGTATGTCCCACAGCAGTACATGTTACAATGGCCAGTGTTCCACATCCTCAAGTCCTCAGCATTATAATAGCTCTGAGTTCTCTGTTTGGGATCGACAAACCAAGTCTGATGAGCAGTGGCATAGAGATAATGAGATTCAAAAATTCCATTTGCGAGAGAGATATCACTTGGCAAAGCGACATGTTAGGCCTGTAGCTGGTGGAACCCCTATTGTTGCATGTTATCATTGCTCTGCATTGCTTCATCTGCCTGCAGATTTTCTCCTCTCAGGAAGGCGGTGCCATAAGTTAAGATGCAATACTTGCAGAAAGATTAtgaagttttcacttcagagcAGCACACATCTAGTACCACGCATTGCTGATGCTGTAGCCCCTCCTCCCAGTGTGGTCGATGATGACTCCTGTGGATCCATTCGTCAAAGGAACTGGGCATCCACCTCTCAATCCAATGACACTCCATATGCTGAACCTCTTTCATGTACTGATGATTACGGAATATCCTTTGACAGAAGTTTCTCCACTGAAG AAAGATGA
- the LOC113730231 gene encoding uncharacterized aarF domain-containing protein kinase At5g05200, chloroplastic-like isoform X2, producing the protein MEKLPKLVEDIVQTSLSTGPRGALRLAQGIQAVLGVGSEWLADLSKTANSSTTLPTEMQLGLLSPLYLRRLFERMGATYIKLGQFIASAPTLFPPQYVQEFQYCFDRVPAVPFADIQAILREELGQPIDAIFEYVDPTPLASASIAQVHGARIRGTQEDVVIKVLKPGIEDTLVADLNFVYIVARILEFLSPELNRASLVAIVKDIRESMLDEVDFKKEAANIESFRRYLEAMGLTRQATAPKVYLQYSTRRVLTMERLYGVPLTDLDSISALVPSPEASLITALNVWFGSLLACETFHADVHAGNLWLLRDGRIGFLDFGIVGRISPKTWAAMEIFLQSLATEDYNSMASALIDMDATNKDVDSMAFARDLEKIFSSIQDLDTEIVVATARGPNTSTTAVAANVIVDERQMNALFLDLVRVSESYGLRFPREFALLMKQLLYFDRYTRLLAPNLDMLRDQRITIVPNQRSRRIY; encoded by the exons ATGGAAAAGTTGCCCAAACTGGTAGAGGATATTGTCCAGACATCCTTAAGCACTGGTCCACGTGGAGCCCTAAGGCTAGCTCAAGGCATTCAAGCAGTTCTTGGAGTAGGAAGCGAGTGGCTGGCAGATTTGTCAAAG ACAGCAAACTCATCCACCACATTACCAACTGAGATGCAGCTTGGATTGTTGTCTCCCCTGTATTTGAGAAGATTATTTGAACGAATGGGTGCAACCTACATCAAACTTGGTCAA TTCATTGCTTCTGCACCAACATTATTCCCACCGCAATACGTACAGGAATTCCAGTACTGTTTTGACAGAGTACCTGCAGTTCCTTTTGCAGATATTCAAGCAATCTTGCGTGAGGAATTAGGCCAACCAATCGATGCGATCTTTGAGTATGTTGATCCTACCCCACTTGCCTCTGCTTCTATAGCACAG GTCCATGGTGCAAGGATAAGAGGCACACAGGAAGATGTAGTGATAAAGGTGTTGAAACCTGGAATTGAAGACACATTAGTGGCAGACCtaaattttgtttatattgTAGCGCGCATCTTGGAGTTTTTGAGTCCTGAACTGAACCGTGCATCTCTG GTTGCTATTGTCAAAGATATAAGGGAATCAATGCTTGATGAGGTTGACTTTAAGAAAGAGGCTGCAAATATTGAGTCTTTTAGACGATATTTAGAGGCTATGGGTCTTACAAGACAGGCTACTGCTCCAAAAGTATACCTGCAATACAGTACCAGACGAGTTTTAACAATGGAGAGGCTTTATGGAGTCCCTCTTACAGATTTGGATTCCATCAGTGCCCTTGTTCCAAGTCCAGAAGCCAGTCTTATTACTGCCTTAAATGTGTG GTTTGGGAGTCTGCTTGCCTGTGAAACCTTTCACGCTGATGTCCATGCAGGCAACTTGTGGTTGCTGCGTGATGGTCGTATTGGGTTTCTTGACTTTG GAATTGTTGGGCGCATATCTCCAAAGACATGGGCTGCTATGGAAATATTCTTGCAATCGTTGGCAACTGAAGATTACAACTCAATGGCATCGGCCTTGATTGACATGGATGCTACAAACAAGGATGTTGATTCAATGGCCTTTGCAAGAGATCTTGAAAAGATATTTTCTTCAATACAG GATTTGGATACAGAAATTGTTGTTGCAACTGCCAGGGGTCCAAATACAAGCACAACGGCTGTTGCTGCAAATGTAATTGTAGATGAGAGGCAAATGAATGctctatttcttgatttg GTTCGAGTTAGTGAATCATATGGATTGAGATTTCCTCGGGAGTTTGCACTCCTAATGAAGCAGCTTCTTTACTTCGACCGGTATACTAGGTTGTTGGCTCCCAATTTGGACATGCTTCGGGATCAGAGGATCACCATTGTCCCAAATCAAAGAAGCAGGCGTATCTACTAG